The following coding sequences lie in one Rhizobium leguminosarum genomic window:
- a CDS encoding FAD-dependent oxidoreductase codes for MTHEVYDVAIAGGGPFGLMLANELGRRGVSTILFDEKSSTAFNPQANATQARTMEHFRRLGFADEIRALGMPEDFPTDIAYFTRYAHHELARFRLPSAKEAREKILTMTGSWSAAELPHRVSQKFVERVLRKHAEALSTVSVNYGWRISRFEDVGDAVTMTASQVGSESTRSVRAKYLIGGDGAKSFIRRTLGIRYQGDGGAVRDFFGGKMFALYLRCPQFYEVVPFAPAWMNVAFNPERRAFMAAVDGKGEFAFHTQLKEGESEDDISDAQALKMFQTVVGYPVEGEILSRGTWTAGFALVAEKFQAGRIFLGGDAVHLFTPAGGLGYNTAVDDAVNLGWKIASVVRGNAPSFLLDTYELERRPVAVRNTGFARAFAESIGNYVPKPDIEADSDLGSDLRREAGAYLEAHGRSEFNIPGVTFGARYDHSPIILSEGEGQAPDLPDVYVPNAAPGGRAPHVWLNSQTSLFDRFGFEWTLLRLRPSSSPGTEFVTAARMAGMDLTVVDIEEDQLRAIYRKPLVLIRPDQVIAWRGDGDGDAIHIVETVLGQIRA; via the coding sequence GTGACTCACGAAGTTTACGATGTCGCCATCGCGGGTGGCGGTCCATTCGGACTGATGCTGGCCAATGAGCTCGGCCGCCGAGGCGTTTCAACCATTCTTTTTGACGAGAAATCTTCGACGGCTTTCAATCCCCAGGCCAATGCCACTCAGGCAAGGACGATGGAGCATTTTCGACGCCTGGGATTTGCGGATGAGATCCGTGCACTCGGCATGCCTGAAGACTTTCCAACCGATATCGCATATTTCACGCGATATGCTCACCATGAATTGGCGCGCTTTCGCCTTCCCTCAGCCAAAGAGGCGCGCGAGAAGATCCTGACAATGACAGGATCCTGGAGCGCGGCCGAATTGCCCCACCGTGTCTCTCAGAAGTTTGTCGAGCGAGTTCTGCGTAAGCACGCCGAAGCTCTGTCTACGGTTTCGGTGAACTACGGGTGGCGAATATCCCGGTTCGAGGACGTTGGTGACGCCGTGACCATGACCGCAAGTCAGGTCGGCTCCGAGAGCACGCGCTCCGTAAGGGCCAAATATCTTATTGGAGGAGACGGCGCGAAAAGCTTCATACGTCGGACACTTGGCATTCGATATCAGGGCGATGGCGGGGCAGTCAGAGATTTCTTCGGCGGGAAAATGTTTGCCCTCTATCTTCGCTGCCCGCAGTTCTATGAGGTTGTTCCCTTTGCACCAGCCTGGATGAACGTGGCGTTCAATCCTGAGCGCCGGGCGTTTATGGCCGCCGTCGACGGCAAAGGCGAGTTTGCTTTTCACACCCAACTAAAGGAAGGCGAGAGCGAAGACGATATATCCGATGCGCAAGCGCTGAAGATGTTCCAGACGGTGGTCGGGTATCCCGTTGAGGGGGAAATTCTTTCTCGCGGCACCTGGACGGCCGGGTTTGCCCTTGTCGCCGAGAAGTTTCAGGCTGGCCGGATATTCCTCGGCGGCGACGCGGTTCATCTTTTTACGCCAGCCGGTGGCTTGGGGTACAATACGGCGGTGGATGACGCGGTCAATCTAGGTTGGAAAATCGCTTCTGTTGTGAGAGGAAATGCACCGTCATTCCTTCTCGATACCTATGAACTGGAGCGACGCCCGGTGGCCGTGCGAAACACCGGCTTCGCTCGGGCGTTCGCCGAATCCATCGGAAACTACGTCCCGAAACCCGACATCGAGGCGGACTCGGATCTCGGATCGGATTTGCGACGGGAAGCCGGCGCATACCTGGAGGCACATGGGCGTTCCGAGTTCAACATACCCGGCGTGACGTTCGGCGCTCGCTACGACCATTCGCCGATAATCCTCTCCGAAGGGGAAGGACAGGCTCCGGACCTGCCGGATGTTTACGTTCCAAATGCCGCGCCGGGGGGCAGAGCGCCCCATGTTTGGTTGAACTCTCAAACGTCATTGTTCGATCGATTTGGGTTTGAATGGACCCTCCTGCGGCTTCGCCCCTCGTCTTCGCCAGGAACCGAGTTCGTTACAGCCGCTAGAATGGCCGGAATGGATCTCACCGTCGTCGATATAGAAGAGGATCAACTCCGGGCAATTTATCGCAAGCCGCTTGTGCTCATTCGGCCAGACCAGGTCATCGCTTGGCGCGGAGATGGCGATGGCGACGCCATTCATATCGTCGAGACTGTCTTGGGCCAGATCCGAGCGTAG
- a CDS encoding MarR family winged helix-turn-helix transcriptional regulator — protein sequence MNEAVRIFENRIIENLKAKGHSELTAAHINLTRNLDEDGTRLTELARRASLTKQSMSELVDQVERTGLIEKRQDPDDGRAKLVCFTDSGFVWLEAFHQSLEVAESEMRDQLGPAMVDLMVEALGKYVECQINKEGDQAD from the coding sequence ATGAACGAGGCGGTCAGGATATTCGAGAACAGGATCATCGAAAATCTGAAAGCCAAAGGGCATTCCGAACTTACCGCCGCACATATTAATCTAACCCGAAACCTCGACGAAGACGGGACAAGGCTCACGGAACTGGCGAGACGCGCCTCTCTCACAAAGCAATCGATGAGTGAACTGGTCGATCAGGTGGAACGAACCGGCCTCATTGAAAAACGCCAAGATCCTGACGACGGCAGGGCAAAGCTCGTATGCTTCACAGACAGCGGCTTCGTTTGGCTGGAGGCCTTTCATCAAAGCCTGGAGGTGGCCGAAAGTGAAATGCGTGACCAGCTCGGGCCGGCAATGGTCGATCTCATGGTAGAAGCTCTCGGGAAATATGTAGAGTGCCAAATCAACAAAGAGGGTGATCAAGCCGATTGA
- a CDS encoding aminomethyltransferase family protein, with the protein MVKANGARSLQDLVDEKANLVEYFYNDTLAPHYRARTGLTAAFIPPEFTNWRDEQRAWRETAILFDQSHHMPELMLKGPDAFRLLEKLGINSLANFTIDRAKQFVACTPRGHVIGDCVVYRLAEETFELISGMPVLNWVQFNAEQGGYDVTIERDDPTPYNPTGRRWFYRFQLEGPNAGLIFNAAVEGGAPEIAFFRTAKVKIGGCEVLVLRHGMAGHLGAELSGPYEDMEKVRAALIRAGEAHRLKQGGTKTYFSTIFEFGWMPYPLPGIYTGEELRDFRQWLSGNGWEANAQLGGSFVSDNIEDYYVTPWDLGYGHILKFDHDFIGREALEALPVEKRRQKVTLVWNRDDVAAIFVSCLGDGPRYKAIDLPVAYYGWPQFDEVRGRDGMLVGHSCHCGYSNNEGEMLSLAMLDVQNATPGTEVTLTWGEPRGGSRKPHVERHEQFKVRAVVAPVPYASSVQKMKRAAIS; encoded by the coding sequence ATGGTAAAGGCAAACGGCGCGCGATCACTGCAGGATTTGGTCGACGAGAAAGCCAATCTCGTCGAGTATTTTTACAACGACACGCTTGCGCCCCATTACCGGGCGCGTACCGGGCTCACCGCTGCGTTCATTCCGCCGGAATTCACAAACTGGCGAGACGAGCAACGCGCCTGGCGCGAGACCGCGATCCTGTTCGACCAGTCGCACCATATGCCGGAACTGATGCTCAAAGGTCCCGATGCGTTTCGTCTGCTTGAAAAGCTCGGCATCAACAGTCTGGCGAATTTTACGATTGACCGCGCCAAGCAATTCGTGGCTTGCACGCCACGCGGCCATGTCATCGGCGACTGCGTCGTCTACAGACTTGCCGAGGAAACCTTCGAGCTGATCAGCGGCATGCCTGTCCTGAACTGGGTCCAGTTTAACGCGGAACAAGGCGGCTACGACGTGACGATCGAGCGCGACGACCCGACGCCTTACAACCCGACCGGCAGGCGCTGGTTCTACCGTTTCCAGTTGGAAGGTCCCAATGCCGGCCTGATCTTCAACGCTGCGGTCGAGGGCGGCGCCCCGGAGATTGCATTCTTCAGAACCGCGAAGGTGAAAATTGGCGGATGCGAAGTGCTCGTTCTACGGCATGGAATGGCGGGCCATCTGGGAGCAGAGCTTTCAGGACCGTATGAGGATATGGAAAAGGTGCGCGCCGCACTCATCAGGGCCGGTGAGGCGCATAGGCTGAAGCAGGGCGGGACGAAGACCTACTTTAGTACGATCTTCGAGTTTGGCTGGATGCCTTACCCCCTGCCGGGCATCTATACGGGCGAAGAACTGCGCGATTTTCGCCAATGGCTGTCTGGAAACGGTTGGGAAGCGAACGCCCAACTCGGCGGCAGCTTCGTCTCGGATAATATTGAAGATTACTACGTCACCCCGTGGGATCTCGGCTACGGCCATATTCTCAAGTTCGATCATGACTTCATTGGGCGCGAAGCCCTGGAAGCCCTGCCCGTGGAGAAGCGGCGCCAAAAGGTCACGCTGGTATGGAACCGCGACGACGTTGCGGCAATCTTTGTGTCTTGCCTCGGAGACGGGCCACGATACAAGGCTATAGACTTGCCGGTCGCCTATTATGGCTGGCCCCAGTTTGATGAGGTGCGGGGTCGGGATGGCATGCTCGTCGGTCACTCCTGCCATTGCGGTTACAGCAACAACGAAGGCGAAATGCTGTCTCTCGCCATGCTCGACGTCCAAAACGCGACTCCCGGGACGGAAGTGACGCTCACCTGGGGAGAGCCTCGTGGCGGGTCCCGGAAGCCGCATGTCGAACGGCACGAGCAGTTCAAGGTCAGAGCGGTCGTGGCGCCCGTTCCCTATGCAAGTTCCGTTCAAAAGATGAAGCGCGCTGCGATCAGCTGA
- a CDS encoding methylenetetrahydrofolate reductase produces MAMSQAIHLRDQSDVLDDFSVEVTTKDTAQLAAMSGAIPKGTIISIPFLSTESDADRIRAAKMVRQAGYVPLPHIAARRLGSESMLSAMLSALVNDAQVSRLLLVAGDADPPKGPFLDTATILRSGILEQHGISNVSIAGHPEGHPVQNAAMLTSALLEKRLIMEAANIEWSIFTQFAFASEPVLAWIGELRRLGIEVPIHIGIPGPASVRTLLKFAAVCGVSASTSVLKKYGLSITQLLSSAGPDALVNEYATGLSNAEYGDVRLHFYPFGGLHKTVDWLQEYRTRHS; encoded by the coding sequence ATGGCTATGTCGCAAGCAATACATCTCCGAGACCAGAGCGATGTACTGGATGACTTTTCGGTGGAAGTGACGACAAAAGATACCGCACAGCTGGCGGCCATGTCTGGCGCGATCCCCAAAGGCACGATCATCTCGATTCCGTTTCTGTCAACGGAAAGCGATGCCGACCGGATTAGGGCGGCCAAAATGGTCCGACAGGCGGGATACGTACCCTTGCCTCACATTGCCGCCAGACGTCTGGGGTCGGAATCCATGCTATCGGCAATGCTGTCGGCGCTTGTCAATGACGCCCAGGTGAGCCGATTGCTCCTAGTCGCGGGCGATGCCGACCCTCCCAAGGGCCCGTTCTTGGATACCGCTACGATCTTACGTAGCGGTATCCTCGAACAGCATGGGATCAGCAATGTCTCGATAGCCGGGCATCCGGAAGGACACCCGGTCCAGAACGCTGCCATGCTCACCAGTGCGCTGCTGGAAAAGCGACTAATCATGGAAGCAGCAAATATCGAGTGGTCGATTTTCACTCAGTTTGCGTTCGCATCGGAACCCGTACTTGCCTGGATAGGTGAACTGCGTCGATTGGGTATCGAAGTCCCGATCCACATCGGTATTCCTGGCCCGGCAAGCGTGAGAACGCTATTGAAATTTGCAGCGGTTTGCGGCGTTTCCGCATCCACATCCGTCCTCAAGAAGTACGGTCTATCGATCACTCAGTTGTTGTCGAGCGCGGGGCCAGACGCTCTTGTCAATGAGTATGCTACCGGCTTGAGCAACGCCGAATATGGCGATGTTCGTCTGCATTTCTATCCGTTTGGAGGACTACACAAAACAGTGGACTGGTTGCAAGAGTACCGGACGCGACATTCCTAA